In the Burkholderia cenocepacia genome, one interval contains:
- a CDS encoding chemotaxis protein CheX: MTEDQPVSKVLVLDDSRVHADAIKRFCDAHNLVGLTVRRSRLLKVLRSNIDLGAILLAEDYGGSPAESAIIATQIDALRPELPIILRRESLASRDGLPDALARVACAAYVADDMTPLERAIDEYLFGRDYPNALVRGISEITEARIDSLFPGMTIEHDTPCIVRDQIIFGEVFSLIALESAWCRGYMLLQTSEQPLLDMLGGTRDGDGGRAPDFRDVNSVLGELTNLVWGAFKNRYLGDAEALARHPVQVPLVVNHKQKFISFGGDCPQLCFKYRMTDPASGRSVRLDQRFVFSLSWSPEDFRESVQDVGPMVEAGELELF, translated from the coding sequence ATGACCGAAGACCAACCCGTCAGCAAGGTGCTCGTGCTCGATGACAGCCGCGTGCACGCCGATGCGATCAAGCGTTTCTGCGACGCGCACAACCTGGTCGGCCTGACCGTGCGGCGCAGCCGGCTGCTGAAGGTGCTGCGCTCGAACATCGATCTCGGCGCGATCCTGCTGGCCGAGGATTACGGCGGCTCGCCGGCCGAGAGCGCGATCATCGCGACGCAGATCGACGCGCTGCGCCCGGAACTGCCGATCATCCTGCGCCGCGAATCGCTGGCGTCGCGCGACGGGCTGCCCGATGCGCTCGCGCGGGTCGCGTGCGCGGCCTACGTCGCCGACGACATGACGCCGCTCGAGCGCGCGATCGACGAATACCTGTTCGGCCGCGACTACCCGAACGCGCTGGTGCGCGGCATCTCGGAGATCACCGAGGCGCGCATCGACAGCCTGTTCCCGGGCATGACGATCGAGCACGACACGCCGTGCATCGTGCGCGACCAGATCATCTTCGGCGAGGTGTTCAGCCTGATCGCGCTCGAAAGCGCATGGTGCCGCGGCTACATGCTGCTGCAGACGAGCGAGCAGCCGCTGCTCGACATGCTCGGCGGCACGCGCGACGGCGACGGCGGCCGCGCGCCGGATTTCCGCGACGTGAACAGCGTGCTCGGCGAGCTCACCAACCTCGTGTGGGGCGCGTTCAAGAACCGCTATCTCGGCGACGCCGAGGCGCTGGCGCGCCATCCGGTGCAGGTGCCGCTCGTCGTCAATCACAAGCAGAAGTTCATCTCGTTCGGCGGCGACTGTCCGCAGCTCTGTTTCAAGTACCGGATGACCGATCCGGCATCGGGGCGTTCGGTCCGTCTCGACCAGCGTTTCGTGTTCAGCCTGAGCTGGTCGCCGGAGGATTTCCGCGAATCGGTGCAGGACGTCGGGCCGATGGTCGAGGCGGGCGAACTCGAACTGTTTTGA
- a CDS encoding response regulator, whose translation MAKILVVDDSGTVRDEVAGFLRNHGLDVATAVDGKDGLAKLKATPGVRLVISDVNMPNMDGLTMVEKIRGELANTAVNVVMLTTESSPAMKERGKAAGVKGWIVKPFKGDAVLDALKKLAG comes from the coding sequence ATGGCAAAGATTCTGGTGGTCGACGATTCGGGCACGGTGCGCGACGAAGTGGCAGGCTTCCTGCGCAATCACGGGCTCGACGTCGCGACGGCTGTCGACGGCAAGGACGGGCTCGCGAAGCTCAAGGCGACGCCCGGCGTGCGTCTCGTGATCAGCGACGTGAACATGCCGAACATGGACGGCCTGACGATGGTCGAGAAGATTCGCGGCGAACTGGCGAACACGGCGGTCAACGTCGTGATGCTGACGACCGAAAGCAGCCCGGCGATGAAGGAGCGCGGCAAGGCCGCCGGCGTGAAGGGCTGGATCGTGAAGCCGTTCAAGGGCGATGCGGTGCTCGACGCGCTGAAGAAGCTCGCGGGCTGA
- a CDS encoding DUF3592 domain-containing protein, translating into MASEIGRPAAQHIEWRIAKGIVFTIVGTCMLTGTALYAQSTREFLRTSVVVPGRVVKLNAGPHHPEITFTTLAGEQVDYAQGGEVSVEDGATVEVRYAPDAPRTTARMNTFGAIWGTVLTIGAMGMVFFAVGVGQVWSGVRASRSGRTPSVR; encoded by the coding sequence ATGGCATCCGAAATCGGGCGACCCGCTGCGCAGCACATCGAGTGGCGGATCGCGAAGGGCATCGTTTTTACCATCGTGGGCACGTGCATGCTGACCGGCACTGCGTTGTACGCGCAGTCGACACGCGAATTCCTGCGAACCTCGGTCGTCGTACCGGGGCGCGTGGTCAAGCTGAACGCAGGCCCGCATCATCCGGAGATCACGTTCACGACGCTCGCGGGCGAGCAGGTCGACTATGCGCAAGGCGGCGAAGTCAGCGTCGAGGACGGCGCGACGGTCGAAGTGCGCTACGCGCCGGACGCGCCGAGGACGACCGCGCGGATGAACACGTTCGGCGCGATCTGGGGCACCGTGCTGACCATCGGCGCGATGGGTATGGTTTTTTTCGCCGTCGGCGTCGGTCAGGTGTGGTCGGGCGTGCGTGCCTCGCGCAGCGGGAGAACCCCCTCGGTGCGCTGA
- a CDS encoding LysR family transcriptional regulator → MNWDNARFFLALARTGTLRGAAAQLNVDQATVGRRIAALEDELSARLFLRTPSLYVLTTAGEALLEPAETMERASLTIERRVMGLDEQLAGSVRIATTDTLGKRFVVPAIANLRRRHAGIDVVCVTSAQITNLTRREADLAIRTLRPESPDLIVRRLGHLETGIYASRRYLAERGEPVAGSAFDGHDLVMYQQPVVPTMWDALCGEPTSRGRVMFQTSSTMMLVEAALAGLGIAELPCFRADTEPDLVRLMPQRCNHFDVWLVAHADLYKTARVQAVIEAVVDEFATAASATTAAR, encoded by the coding sequence ATGAACTGGGACAACGCCCGCTTCTTCCTCGCGCTGGCGCGCACCGGCACGCTGCGCGGCGCCGCGGCGCAGCTGAACGTCGATCAGGCAACGGTCGGGCGCCGGATCGCCGCGCTCGAGGACGAACTGTCGGCCCGGCTGTTTCTGCGCACGCCGTCCCTCTATGTGCTGACGACCGCCGGCGAAGCGCTGCTCGAACCGGCCGAAACGATGGAACGCGCATCGCTGACGATCGAACGCCGCGTGATGGGGCTCGACGAGCAACTGGCCGGGTCCGTGCGCATCGCCACGACCGACACGCTCGGCAAGCGTTTCGTCGTGCCCGCGATCGCCAACTTGCGGCGCAGGCATGCCGGCATCGACGTCGTGTGCGTGACGTCGGCGCAAATCACCAACCTCACGCGCCGCGAAGCGGATCTCGCGATTCGCACGTTGCGGCCGGAATCGCCGGACCTGATCGTCAGGCGGCTCGGGCATCTCGAAACGGGCATCTACGCATCGCGCCGCTATCTGGCCGAACGGGGCGAACCGGTCGCGGGCAGCGCGTTCGACGGACACGATCTGGTGATGTATCAGCAACCGGTGGTGCCGACGATGTGGGACGCGCTGTGCGGTGAACCGACTTCACGCGGCCGCGTGATGTTCCAGACCTCGTCGACGATGATGCTGGTGGAAGCCGCGCTGGCCGGGCTCGGCATTGCGGAGCTGCCGTGCTTCCGCGCCGACACCGAGCCGGATCTGGTGCGGCTCATGCCGCAGCGGTGCAATCATTTCGACGTGTGGCTCGTCGCCCATGCCGATCTCTACAAGACCGCACGCGTGCAGGCGGTGATCGAAGCCGTCGTCGACGAATTCGCGACGGCGGCGAGCGCGACGACCGCCGCCCGATAA